The genomic stretch ACAGCGATAATCGAAACAATAATAATAGCTGCTAAAGGTGAAGGAATGACTTTGGTGAATTTGGGCAGCGTGTATATAATAACTAAGGTTAAGGCGACTAATGCATACATAATCCAGGTAGCACCGACAAAATGAACGAGCTGAGTTGTGAAAATGAGAATGCCAAGTGCATTTACAAAACCAAGCATGACAGATTGTGGGACAAATTGGATAAGCTGGCCCAGCTTTAAAACGCCCATAACATATTGCAGAACACCGGCAAGAATGGTAGCGGCAAATAAATACTCAATGCCGTGGTCCTTGACAAGGGATACCATTAACAATGCCATTGCACCCGTAGCTGCTGAGATCATTCCTGGTCTCCCGCCAACGATCGAAATGATAACCGCGATACAAAATGAGGCATAAAGACCAACCATTGGACCGACCCCTACCATTAGCGAAAAGGAGATCGATTCTGGAATAAGAGCAAGGGCAACAGTTATCCCTGCTAAAATATCACCGCGAACATTTGAAAACCAAGATTTTTTAAGTTTTTCGAGCAAAACAAAGAAGCCTCCTTGAAGTTTAGTTAGACGAAGCAACTGAACGCGATTACCATTTGATTATGATAGCTTTCTAAACTCAGAAAGGTTTAGGTCGTTGCATACTAAGCGTTATTATACAATAAATCATAAATAAAGGAAGCACCGCAGTTTGCGATGCTTCCTTTATTAAATCGATTTTCACATGGGCCGATCAACCGGATCCTTGTTTTCTTTGCCTTTAAAATGTTTAATGGTTATAATGCCCGCAATGGCAGCGCCGAGTGCAACAATAATCCAAATACCGTATTGATAGATATGATTGGATAAATCCTGTACCTTATCGCCTACAATTGAACCGATGATGAAGTAGATGAGTGTCCAAATCAGAGCAGAAGGATATGCGAACATGACAAACCGCTTGTAAGGCATACGGTTCATTCCCATCACATAAGGAGTTACATGTCTTAAAAAAGGCAGGCATAGGCTGAGGCTAATCGCGTAGCCGCCGTATTGATCACTGAGCTGCTCGGATTTAGCGACGAATCTACTAATATTCTTTTTGCTGCTGAACCAATTGGATAGCTTGCTACCAGCAAATCTCCCAATGCTATAGCCAAAGGTCATCGCAGAGCATATGCCTAGGAAGGTCATTATAAATGCAGGTAAAGGCGATAATACGCCAGACTCTGCAAGAGCGCCACCTGTCATCACAACGGCTTCATTCGGGATTGGCAAGCCAATCAAACCGAGACATAAGACGAGAAACAGGGCGAAATAGCCGATTTCTTCTATTATAGTTAATAGCAAATCATACATTTAACAACATCCTTATCTTCCAATTAGTACTGCAGAGTTCATATGGCTTCAACTAGGTTAACATATTCAAATTCGAAAGGATACCTCTCATACGCAGGAAGAACAAGAAGGATTCAAATTTAACCATTTCGTAACTTATTCCATCCAAGCACCAGCTACAATAGAGAATAGGTTTTATTTGTAAGAAGGGGCGGCTATTCTCATGTTTGATTTTCAGAAAAAGATTGAAAAGCTGAGGCAGTTTGAATCGTTATGTTTTACAGTATGCGTCACCCTGCTTACAGAAGAACAAGCAGCAAACAATACGGCTGAACGGGTGTTATGCCAGCTCTTTGCCGATAAAAGCTTTTGGCTAATGGAAGAAAGTGAAAAACCGCCTTATATTTTGAGATTATGCACGTGCGAGTGTATGCAGTATAAACGGCAAAATCAGCAAAATCAGGTGAAAACATCCTAACATGAATAAATACGTTGATATTTCACGTTTACAGCGATCATAATAGAATAGATAATCTTCAATATTTATATTTTCTATACGCAGATGCTGAAAGGATGAACAATGAACGCTAATCAAACCCGTAAAAAAGTGACAGTTGCTTTGTTCGTCGCCACGTTCTTAGCTGCAATTGAAGGAACGATCGTTAGTACAGCAATGCCCAGCATAACTGGAGAGCTTAAGGGCATCCAACAATACAGCTGGATTATTTCGATTTATTTGCTTGCAACCGTCATTACAACACCTATTTATGGTAAGCTTTCTGATTTATATGGCCGCAAGAGGATGTTTATTATCGGTGCACTCATATTTCTCACTGGCTCCATGCTGTCCGGCTTGTCACAGACGATGAATCAGCTTATCCTATTTCGCGCGCTTCAAGGCTTAGGGGCGGGAGCACTCACCACCATACCCTACACGATTATCGCTGATCTATATCCTTTCGAGCAGCGGGCCAAGGTACAAGGCTGGATGTCCAGCATTTGGGGAATCGCGGGTATCTCCGGGCCCATGGCTGGCGGACTGCTTGTGGATTACATATCTTGGAGAGCGATATTTTACATGAATCTGCCGTTTGGCGTTGTGGCTATTTATTTATTGTTCACATCACTGCGGGAGACGATTGAGAAGAAAAAGAGGTATATCGATTATCCTGGCATAGCCGTGTTTACGATTGCGATGTTCAGCTTCCTGTATGGGATGACGCTGCTTCGGGAGGGTTCGGCTGAGAGTCTCCCCTTGGTGAGAATCGGTTCGTTTTTTGCCATAGCTATTCTTTTCTTTATTCTTTTTGCGGTCATCGAGCGCCGCTCGCCCGAGCCCATTATTCCATTTCAGTTATTCCGCAATCGGATCATTAGTATGGCGAATCTGGTTAGTTTTTTGTTATGCGTTATTAATGTTGTCATTATTTTTTATTTGCCGTTATGGATTCAAGGCGTCTACGGCAAGCCGGCAACCTATTCGGGTCTTGCTATGATTCCGTTATCGATCGCATGGCCGCTCGGCTCGATTTTGGCCGGTAATTGGATTGCCAAAAAAGGCTTGCGCTTTATCAGTGTAATCGGCTCAGGCTTTCTATTAGCAAGCAGTATCGGCTTTGCAACGCTGACAGCTTCCACCTCAATTGTCTTATTCATCGTATTCACGTTTATGGCAGGCTTGTCATTTGGTTTATCGTTGACATCGCTAACTGTCGCTGTATCGTCAGCGGTTGGATGGGAGCAGCGCGGCTCAGCTGTCGCCAGCAATAATTTTATTCGGACTTTAGGTCAGACTATTGGAATCACGGTCTTCGGCTTGCTCCTGCATACGGGGCAAGCGGAGGTAATCAATTCCGCTGTTCTTGCTGCAAGCTTGCATACGATATTTGTTTGGGTAGCCGTTCTATCGGTGCTTGTTGTTTTGGTATCTCTTGCTTTGCCTAAGCTTAATCAGACTGAGCAGCAGCGACGAATCGCTTCATAGAAAGGTCGAATAGCTTATGAAATCTTTGGATCTTGAGGCATATAGTGAGCTGCTCCGCGAATGGAAAATTAATTCAGTTGTTATTTATCAAAGAGAGAAGCTTCTTGGTGAATGGTATGTAAGTGGAAAAGATTCCGTCGGTCCGTTATATTCTTGCACGAAAAGTATATTGTCGGTGCTCATTGGCATTGCGATCGATAAAGGCTTTCTAACCGATGTGGATCAACCGATTACAGACTACTTGGAGCATCCTGCAGAAATCAACGGTGCGTTAAGTCAAATTTCGATTAAGCATTTGCTTACGATGACGCCGGGCTTCGATTGGCCTGATTTTGATAAACCGTATAAAGATTTTGAAGCGGCAGAAGATCCTATTCAATTTGTATTTAAGCAGCCGCTTATCTCTGATCCTGGAACAGCCTTTGCCTATAATTCAGGAGGTTCACACTTATTAGCGGCAATTTTGACCAAAGCAGTTGGCATGTCGGCACTATCTTTCGCCAATGAGCATTTATTCGGTCCACTTGGCTTTCATGGCACGCGCTGGTCGGATTTAGCGGGAATTAATAAAGGGGGAACGGGGCTGTATCTATATGGTAGAGATATGGCGCGAATCGGCAGCCTTGTTGCTCAAAGAGGACGGTTTGAGAACAAGCAGATCGTGTCGTCCTCTTGGGTAGACGAGTCTACGATGCTGCATCATAAAGGATTGCTGCAGTACGAACCTCCGATTTATGGCGGGTTTGGTTATCATTGGTGGCACTCGCCTGTGAGCCATAATGGCCAATGCGAATGTTATTTTGCTTTTGGTCATGGTGGTCAATATTTGCTTATCGTGCCTGAGCATGAGCTTGTCATTGTTGTTCGCAAAAAGGTAACGAAGCGAAATGATGCCATATATGCAAGACGGCTAATTTTCGAGCATATTATTCCGGATTATATGGCAGTCTCTGTTCATTGAATGGAGTGTTACTTTGTCAACATAGTTCAAACAAAAAGGTATCGATGATGAATCGATGCCTTTTATTTCGTCTATATCGCGTTATGTATATGTCATATGAGAACGATTCCAACGAATGGAGCGTATAAATAATTAGAAAAATGGTTGATAATCGGAAAGTTCTGCATTATGATGTTAGGAAAGCTAACTCAATTCAGAACGTTTCACTTCAATAAAAGTCAGAATATTCGGAATATTAATTCTTGACAATGATTCTGGCTACAAGGAGGGATGAGATGAGCTCATTACTCATCCAGAACGCAGTTGTTATGACGATGAATGATCAGGATGATATCTTTACTGGTGATGTATTCATTGAAGGTAATCGTATTGTGCAAATAGGAGCTGGATTGAATGCAAGGGGAGCGGACCAAGTCATCGATGCAGCTGGAAAGGTGCTGTTGCCTGGCTTCATTCAAACTCATATCCACCTTTGTCAGACACTATTCCGTGGAAGAGCTGACGATTTGTCGCTTATTTCATGGTTAAAAGAAAAAATATGGCCGCTGGAGGCCGCACACAGTGAGGATTCCGTTTATTACTCCGCAATGCTTGGGATTGGCGAGCTGATACGAAGCGGTACGACAACGATATTGGATATGGAAACAGTCCATTACACGGATTTCGCATTTCAAGCGATAAAACAAAGCGGCATTCGGGCAGTCTCGGGAAAAGTAATGATGGATCATGGCACTGAGGTTCCAGTAGCTCTGCAAGAAAACACACAAAAATCGCTTCAAGATAGTGTGGATTTATTGGAAAAATGGCATGGCGCTGAGAACGGAAGAATTCAATATGCGTTTTGTCCGAGATTCGTCGTCTCCTGCACGGAGGAGCTGCTTATCGGAGTGCGTGATTTATCTGCAAAGTATGGTGTCATGGTGCATACGCATGCCTCGGAAAATACAGGCGAGATCGCAATCGTTGAAGCAGAGCGCGGGATGAGAAATGTTGTGTATTTGGATCATATCGGATTAGCGAAGCCCAATTTAGTGTTAGCACACAGTATTTGGCTGAATGACGACGAAAAACGTATCATTCGTGAACGAGGTGTCAAGGTAACACATTGTCCAGGCTCGAATATGAAGCTGGCATCCGGAGTAGCTGAAATACCATTTTTGCTGGAACAGGGCATTGACGTTGGGATTGGAGCTGATGGCGCTCCTTGCAACAACAATCTGGATATGTTTCAAGAAATGCGTTTAACAGCCTATATGCAAAAGGTAAAGCATGGCCCCACTGTCATGAACGCGAGAACAGTGCTGCGGATGGCAACGATGGGCGGAGCGAAGGTGCTCGGTTTAGAAAGCAAAATCGGAAGTATAGAAATTGGCAAGCTGGCTGACCTGCAGCTTCTTGATTTGGAGGATTTTCATGTGTACCCTTCCTTTGATGCGGATTGGTATTCCAGAGTCGTCTATGCGGCAACGAGAGGCGATGTGGATACCGTAATTATTGATGGGCAGCTGGTCATGGAGAATAAGCTCGTAAAAACGATAGATAAAAAGGTTGTGCTTAAAGAGGCGGATCGTTCATTGCGGAATTTGCTCCAAAGACTTTGAAAAAAAAGAATTCGTTCAAAGCATTAGATGCAGCTGCCGCATGGGCTGATGCTAGGGAGGGATAACAAATGGATATGCACGATGTATTGGTTTCGGTAATGAAGGAAGCAGGTCGAGCTGTACTAGCGACAATCATTTGTGTGGATGGCCATTCTTACCGTAAAGCAGGAGCGGCCATGCTCTTCCAGCTAGGCAATGAACAAATTGGCTCTTTAAGTCCAGGGTGTCTTGAAAATGATTTGTTGGAAAGAGCAGAGAGGGTATGGGAATCAGGCCAATTCGAGAGAATTGACTATAACTTAAAGCAAGGAGAGGACGTGATCTGGGGCGAGAGTATAGGCTGCGGTGGAGAAATTCGCATTTTGCTGGAACCCGTCGATGTACGGCTGCGTGCAATCTTACTAAAAATTAAGGAGAGGAACGATATGGGGACTCCTGTTAGGCTTACGCGAAGTTGGGAAGCAGATGAAATGAGTTATACGCTCCATGATGATATACAGGATGGGACTGGAAATTTCATCATGCAGGAAGCGGATCAGAAGCGATTGTCGATACAGATTAGTCCAAGACCGCGATTAGTTTTGTTCGGAGCAGGCAAGGATGCGGATGCCATTTATGGGTTGGTTCGGCATATTGGATTTCAGGTTGTCGTAACCGATTGGCGGTCTTCACTATGTACGCAGGAGAGATATCCTGAAGCGGATTGTATCGTTGGATCTCCAGAGCAAATTGTCGAGCAGCTTAGCTTCCGAACGAATGACTATTTAATTGTTTGCAGCCATCATTTGCAGCAGGATAAGGAGATGATACGACTTGCCTTGCCGCTGCAGCTCGTATATATCGGAATCATGGGCTCCAAGCAACGAATTCGAACGTTGTTTGAAACGTTTCTAATTCCCTCGAATGTGAGGGCTCCAATCGGTCTCTCCATAGGGGCGGATGGTCCGAATGAAATTGCAGTGAGCGTTGCTGCCGAGCTCATTGCCATACGAGCAGGACATGAGCAGCGTTCTCAGAAGGAGAGGATAAAGGATGGTTATTTCAGCCCTTTATTTGGCCGCAGGACTGAGCAGGCGAATGGGGGTTCGCAAGCAATCTCTAGAGCTGGCGAAAAATAAACCACTCGCAGGGGAAGGGCTTCTTGCTTTATTATCCAGCCCTGTTAAACGTATTATGGTTGTCGTGCATCCAGAGGACCCATTGGATTGGTTTCCTGAGGAATGTTATAGCAAGTCGGGTCTGGATGATGCAGCAGCTGTTCATGTCGTGAGCAGCACTGAGGCCTCGAAGGGTATCGCTTATTCTATCCGTTCCGGGCTCCAAGCGCTAATTGCCCTTGATTCATCACTTGACGCTGTGTTGGTAGTTTTAGCAGATCAGCCATTTGTTTCATCTCGTATGTTAACGGAGCGTATACAGTTCTGGCTTGAACGACCAGAGCTGGATTATGTTGCTACTGCTTCATATGACGCAAGCGGGGAATCGATGATTTTGATGCCGCCTGCTGTCTTATCCCGTTCGATGTTTGCTTCGCTTGCGCGTCTGGAAGGTGATCAGGGGGCGCGTAAATTGTTTCACTTACCTGCATTTAAAGGGGAAGGCTTATCGGTATTGGATGGGCCCGCATTAATGGACATCGATACCGTTTCAGACATGGACATTGCGAGAGAACGGTATGCTAACTTATCAATGGCTATCTCTCGAAAAAATAGATAGTTGGGGAGGAACGGTATGAAACAGCAAAAAAAAGTAATATTTACAGGTGCAGCTTTTCTTTTAATGCTCGTACTGATCATTAGTGGTTGTTCAAGCAACAATACGAACCAAGCAAACGAAGGTGCGACTAATGTGCCAACGGGAACAACAGAAGCTGGTGCGAGTACAGATGAGCCTGCAAAACTTCCACGTGTCGCATTCGTTTATATCGGGCCTCCAGGTGATGGCGGTTGGACATTCGAGCATGACAAGGGCAGATTGTTCATGGAAGAACAACTCGGCATTAAAGCGGACACGGTCGAAAATGTACCGGAGAGCGCGGATGCAGAGCGAATTATAACCGAGCTTGCTCAAAATCACGATGTTGTTTTTACAACAAGCTTTGGTTATATGGAATATACGCTTAATGTAGCCAAAAAATTTCCTAACGTAAAGTTCCTTCATACATCAGGTTATAAAACGAATGAAAATATGGGCACTTTTTTTGGTAAAAACTATGACGCAAGCTATTTGAGCGGTATCGCAGCCGGAAAGATGACTGAGAAAAACGTGATCGGCTATGTCGGAGCTTTCCCGATTCCGGAGGTCATTTATAACATTAATGCCTTCACACTTGGCGTTCAAAGTGTAAATCCGGATGCGACCATAAATGTCGTGTGGACAAATACGTGGTTTGATCCGACAACGGAGCGACAAGCAGCGGTAAGCTTGCTGGACAAAGGAGCGGATGTGCTGCTTGCTTATCAGGATTCACCTGCTACGCTAACAGCTGCTGCTGAGCGGGGGGCACTAGCAGGAGGCAATGATTCGGATATGACACGCTTCGCACCAGAAGCCTACTTAACGAATCCGGTCTGGAATTGGGGTCCTTATTATACAAAAACTGTGCAATCGATCATTGACGGAACGTGGAAAAGCGAGCAGTATTCCGGTTCACTTGCTGACGGCATGGTGGATATTGCACCGTTTGGAGCAAGTGTTCCAGAGGATGTGAGGACGTTAGTGAATGATGCGAAGGCAAAGCTCATTGCAGGAGAGCTAAGTGTTTTTACTGGACCAATTATTGACGCATCGGGAGTCGTAAAGGTGGAGGAAGGCAAAACGTTGACGTTAGAAGATATTTTGGTTATGGACTGGTTCGTTAAGGGTGTCGAGGGAACGTTTCCGAAATAGCAGATTGAAAAAATAAAGTTAAATCAACCAATCCTTGAATGCAAGGATTGGTTGATCTATAAACAGCGTTTGGAATCAGCGGAGGAGGGAAGGTATGCATGAAAAATACTCGATAGAGATGCGCCAAATTGTAAAAAAATTTGGCCATGTGTCAGCAAATGATCATGTTGATTTTCATGCGAAACCAGGCCAAATTCATGCGCTGCTCGGCGAGAATGGAGCTGGCAAGAGTACGATGATGTGCATGCTGTCGGGCGTATATCGGCCAACCAGCGGCGAAATTCTCATTCATGGGGAGCCAGCGAAAATTCGTTCGCCAAAGGATGCCATGAGGCTTGGAGTGGGCATGGTGTTTCAAAACTTCCGTCTTGTTCAGACGTTAACTGCCGCAGAGAACATCGTGTTAGGAGAGAAATCGTCTTTTTGGCGAGGGGCCAAATGGTTGAAGGAGAAGCAGCAGGAAATTGAAGCGATTGCGGATCGTTTTGGATTAGCGATCCCAGTTAATCTTCCGATCTGGCAGCTTTCTGTTGGAGAGCAGCAGCGAGTAGAGATCGTTAAGACGCTCTACCGGGGTGCGGATCTTATTATATTAGATGAGCCTACATCGGTACTGACTCCCGGCGAGGCGGAGCAGCTGTTTGCAACGCTGCAGCGGATGAAGGCAGAAGGAAAGACTATTATTCTAACTACGCACAAGCTGAAGGAGGTCATGGCGGCAGCGGATCATATTTCGGTCATGCGGAAAGGAAAGATGATTCACTCGATCGCGAAAACAGCCACAACGGAGCGCGAGCTGGCTAAGCTTATGGTAGGGAAAGAAATAGGAGAGGAGAGAGCTTTCAAGCCTCGTCCGCAAGGAAACGTATTGCTTGCCGTAAACCAGGTAGATGTATATGCGGATCACGGCAGAAAATCGCTTGATCGATTCTCACTGCATGTCAATGAAGGTGAAATTGTAGGTGTAGCAGGGGTGGCGGGCAATGGACAAAAGGAGCTCGCTGAGATTTTGACCGGGCTGCGGAGCTGGAAGCAAGGAACGATTCATTTTGCAGGCAAAGCACTACGGAACGGATCTGTGAGGGCGGCAATTGAAGCGGGAATCGCCCATGTACCCGAAAATCGCATGAAAAGCGGTTTGGCCGGCGGTCTTGGCATCGTAGATAATTTATTGTTCAAATCCTATCGATCCATGGAGCGCTCACGCCTTGGCTTTCTCCGAATGGGCAGGAACCGAGCTTGGTCGCAGCGGCTAGTTGAGCAATTTGATGTGAGGACACCCGATCTTGAGACGCCGGTACAGCAATTGTCGGGCGGTAATCAACAAAAGCTGCTGTTTGCTAGAGAGGTTAATCAAGAGCCGCTGCTGATGGTTGCGGTTCATCCGACGCAGGGGCTTGATGTTGGAGCAACGGAAGGGGTGCATGGGCTATTAGATGAAATGAGAAACGAAGGGAAAAGTGTACTGCTCATCTCAGAGGATTTGGACGAAGTCATTCAGCTGTCAGATCGCATTCTTGTTATTTACAACGGTCAGATTGTAGGCGAAATGAGCGGCAAGGATGCTGATCGTGAGCAGATCGGGATGTATATGGCAGGGCTTCACGCTTCAGAGGAGGAAGCGGGATGAGTGAGCATGAGCCGGTTTCAACCAATGGCGGGACAATGGCTATCGAGGCTGTACCAAAGCCTAGCAAAATGAAATGGCGATCCTATCGGATCGAAATCGACAGCTCAAAGAGAGGCAGCTCGTGGTG from Paenibacillus sp. FSL H8-0548 encodes the following:
- a CDS encoding serine hydrolase, with protein sequence MKSLDLEAYSELLREWKINSVVIYQREKLLGEWYVSGKDSVGPLYSCTKSILSVLIGIAIDKGFLTDVDQPITDYLEHPAEINGALSQISIKHLLTMTPGFDWPDFDKPYKDFEAAEDPIQFVFKQPLISDPGTAFAYNSGGSHLLAAILTKAVGMSALSFANEHLFGPLGFHGTRWSDLAGINKGGTGLYLYGRDMARIGSLVAQRGRFENKQIVSSSWVDESTMLHHKGLLQYEPPIYGGFGYHWWHSPVSHNGQCECYFAFGHGGQYLLIVPEHELVIVVRKKVTKRNDAIYARRLIFEHIIPDYMAVSVH
- a CDS encoding MDR family MFS transporter, whose translation is MNANQTRKKVTVALFVATFLAAIEGTIVSTAMPSITGELKGIQQYSWIISIYLLATVITTPIYGKLSDLYGRKRMFIIGALIFLTGSMLSGLSQTMNQLILFRALQGLGAGALTTIPYTIIADLYPFEQRAKVQGWMSSIWGIAGISGPMAGGLLVDYISWRAIFYMNLPFGVVAIYLLFTSLRETIEKKKRYIDYPGIAVFTIAMFSFLYGMTLLREGSAESLPLVRIGSFFAIAILFFILFAVIERRSPEPIIPFQLFRNRIISMANLVSFLLCVINVVIIFYLPLWIQGVYGKPATYSGLAMIPLSIAWPLGSILAGNWIAKKGLRFISVIGSGFLLASSIGFATLTASTSIVLFIVFTFMAGLSFGLSLTSLTVAVSSAVGWEQRGSAVASNNFIRTLGQTIGITVFGLLLHTGQAEVINSAVLAASLHTIFVWVAVLSVLVVLVSLALPKLNQTEQQRRIAS
- a CDS encoding 5'-deoxyadenosine deaminase, with the protein product MSSLLIQNAVVMTMNDQDDIFTGDVFIEGNRIVQIGAGLNARGADQVIDAAGKVLLPGFIQTHIHLCQTLFRGRADDLSLISWLKEKIWPLEAAHSEDSVYYSAMLGIGELIRSGTTTILDMETVHYTDFAFQAIKQSGIRAVSGKVMMDHGTEVPVALQENTQKSLQDSVDLLEKWHGAENGRIQYAFCPRFVVSCTEELLIGVRDLSAKYGVMVHTHASENTGEIAIVEAERGMRNVVYLDHIGLAKPNLVLAHSIWLNDDEKRIIRERGVKVTHCPGSNMKLASGVAEIPFLLEQGIDVGIGADGAPCNNNLDMFQEMRLTAYMQKVKHGPTVMNARTVLRMATMGGAKVLGLESKIGSIEIGKLADLQLLDLEDFHVYPSFDADWYSRVVYAATRGDVDTVIIDGQLVMENKLVKTIDKKVVLKEADRSLRNLLQRL
- a CDS encoding XdhC family protein codes for the protein MDMHDVLVSVMKEAGRAVLATIICVDGHSYRKAGAAMLFQLGNEQIGSLSPGCLENDLLERAERVWESGQFERIDYNLKQGEDVIWGESIGCGGEIRILLEPVDVRLRAILLKIKERNDMGTPVRLTRSWEADEMSYTLHDDIQDGTGNFIMQEADQKRLSIQISPRPRLVLFGAGKDADAIYGLVRHIGFQVVVTDWRSSLCTQERYPEADCIVGSPEQIVEQLSFRTNDYLIVCSHHLQQDKEMIRLALPLQLVYIGIMGSKQRIRTLFETFLIPSNVRAPIGLSIGADGPNEIAVSVAAELIAIRAGHEQRSQKERIKDGYFSPLFGRRTEQANGGSQAISRAGEK
- a CDS encoding NTP transferase domain-containing protein produces the protein MVISALYLAAGLSRRMGVRKQSLELAKNKPLAGEGLLALLSSPVKRIMVVVHPEDPLDWFPEECYSKSGLDDAAAVHVVSSTEASKGIAYSIRSGLQALIALDSSLDAVLVVLADQPFVSSRMLTERIQFWLERPELDYVATASYDASGESMILMPPAVLSRSMFASLARLEGDQGARKLFHLPAFKGEGLSVLDGPALMDIDTVSDMDIARERYANLSMAISRKNR
- a CDS encoding ABC transporter ATP-binding protein; the encoded protein is MHEKYSIEMRQIVKKFGHVSANDHVDFHAKPGQIHALLGENGAGKSTMMCMLSGVYRPTSGEILIHGEPAKIRSPKDAMRLGVGMVFQNFRLVQTLTAAENIVLGEKSSFWRGAKWLKEKQQEIEAIADRFGLAIPVNLPIWQLSVGEQQRVEIVKTLYRGADLIILDEPTSVLTPGEAEQLFATLQRMKAEGKTIILTTHKLKEVMAAADHISVMRKGKMIHSIAKTATTERELAKLMVGKEIGEERAFKPRPQGNVLLAVNQVDVYADHGRKSLDRFSLHVNEGEIVGVAGVAGNGQKELAEILTGLRSWKQGTIHFAGKALRNGSVRAAIEAGIAHVPENRMKSGLAGGLGIVDNLLFKSYRSMERSRLGFLRMGRNRAWSQRLVEQFDVRTPDLETPVQQLSGGNQQKLLFAREVNQEPLLMVAVHPTQGLDVGATEGVHGLLDEMRNEGKSVLLISEDLDEVIQLSDRILVIYNGQIVGEMSGKDADREQIGMYMAGLHASEEEAG
- a CDS encoding BMP family ABC transporter substrate-binding protein; translated protein: MKQQKKVIFTGAAFLLMLVLIISGCSSNNTNQANEGATNVPTGTTEAGASTDEPAKLPRVAFVYIGPPGDGGWTFEHDKGRLFMEEQLGIKADTVENVPESADAERIITELAQNHDVVFTTSFGYMEYTLNVAKKFPNVKFLHTSGYKTNENMGTFFGKNYDASYLSGIAAGKMTEKNVIGYVGAFPIPEVIYNINAFTLGVQSVNPDATINVVWTNTWFDPTTERQAAVSLLDKGADVLLAYQDSPATLTAAAERGALAGGNDSDMTRFAPEAYLTNPVWNWGPYYTKTVQSIIDGTWKSEQYSGSLADGMVDIAPFGASVPEDVRTLVNDAKAKLIAGELSVFTGPIIDASGVVKVEEGKTLTLEDILVMDWFVKGVEGTFPK
- a CDS encoding DedA family protein; this encodes MYDLLLTIIEEIGYFALFLVLCLGLIGLPIPNEAVVMTGGALAESGVLSPLPAFIMTFLGICSAMTFGYSIGRFAGSKLSNWFSSKKNISRFVAKSEQLSDQYGGYAISLSLCLPFLRHVTPYVMGMNRMPYKRFVMFAYPSALIWTLIYFIIGSIVGDKVQDLSNHIYQYGIWIIVALGAAIAGIITIKHFKGKENKDPVDRPM